Proteins from a genomic interval of Pristiophorus japonicus isolate sPriJap1 unplaced genomic scaffold, sPriJap1.hap1 HAP1_SCAFFOLD_655, whole genome shotgun sequence:
- the LOC139255872 gene encoding maestro heat-like repeat-containing protein family member 1, which translates to MVTNRIKCSMAMIISLFSDEDDFVPMRLTESLQELGRINHKYVLTYCHKYLTKNKLRPAPRWALLTAMTLVIKDNLGHLHTRLAKKLSNLALMNMIRSEHVDHQEAASCLLVSLGARFPIEIFKHIESGCQPWTQAYFYMVLTLARLCRANVHCLVPRLKPVLRNMLPTLHRVTDGEMKWTLCVSLGLFSESIQMYLSNPEGTRKPKLEKKMFFHEISAAYDLLLNSWLPMKEPKVSRAILETVAQIIQLLPNDKLDKELPSLIPTLLLVYQETFPHVSVTRCLCSVLRTAIERNSEVLVTQMQILLITFHEQICIVMEQPQNTFSEKQLNEILCCFRVLAPAFTSQILEILRMQLAIDNEQIQLGALAVLKYLLDTVPSNMESQKDQILNCVRRSLLTGSNRVKGILAQVIYTMACHNYLEREGGKQLVEFIIQQCALPTEENEESTESEEEFCSVMAAVVTDKDLRRQCEGLLKLMVGTLPIGDVLWSYLLEFVITVKYTEAFTIVCGSSYCVGIKRLMASNTQFVLNYEDYPNLPGPRTLLTRLLIVSSSLCHGKGRGVPALGLLYLLAMDIHPATVRVWDKEFPMLCNFLEENSEKPNLQNEWEEKLLGVVSQTLEAIADKVWITQLIAEMTHCIHTYRLYPTERAFLYKCLGRVLRLTQDKDIVSKSLHQMLQSVEHNEDFERDRVAAGIGDCAVTHLDTTLTTLKAFMEFNRLCISSPFHQVDNHIMKVKSTLILCYGQIMSRCPRDLILPRIETDILHNVLALFNTKMFGLKSKVKDLTLKLSLTNTVTLLAKALQPSEEHPPYTLSRKAELLSCMQELITAEPKEILSTWVRKSAMDACAALIKLQPSLSSETELISICLNRVFSLPDWESSTADQSTNMDMAERQKLHTDTMASVQGLLKQCLLLDLSPDGLHSVFKTMETEIQSTRNHEREKAMESTLQLVTFYLEKLQVSNKMPSHNLVRIIGCVGLQCADPSHVVREAAIKSLYGLLYIQLHLEGFPVGHQDKEVEHLKAIKGGLKQFTSQALFQTCTAVGNVLSKCIAHEQLNTLLFTVFKGLTDKHRNISCTASIVTNVLITTRGTTLADVWGTIKVLSRHLRSITEPRVRNAVTHSISILASHHLPAVLSALLTYPIPFDGYICDIWRSLLTRNALAPAKFLLNNIKSLYDDGRYCHVTDTKDSATQQSLAVLCALRDVVCEPDSGHVINILYPQLVSTLLIHLSFSVWVRFPTNFLTIPKAGNTFGPALRLNYADACHYSAEILRAVLSQGKGDDRIMREMGGWDLIVSPRKHHEGVTLLASTLTACAAPHLISIVEHLTPCLVNIGESQRITIAAFFGELLNHSVVWDLLLMDTLLESLFRCLLDESPIVQWLAVQGLGNAAIGASQRIDTYCTKLLSTMLSVIDQKSKPENLIAVEAMSSMCKVLGQLQEDYTNPILGDVALAVQPYLEHQHETMRAAAFNVLGKLIRFGSVEMNPPHMEHIKSTLIRLLLHLNAESIEVTNVCKSVLNSYAPVMESANISKMFQELSSEETTLDYENYLSNISRHIAKDLDNQIPLYIRSCAAFLRDVLPAVRGNALTFLAFLMYNAPPHYYTSQSAAQICEQIIALLSDHEQDVRTKAAKAMRYLYMY; encoded by the coding sequence ATGGTGACAAACAGAATAAAGTGTTCGATGGCCATGATTATCAGTCTGTTTTCTGATGAAGATGACTTTGTTCCAATGAGATTAACTGAGTCACTGCAAGAACTGGGAAGGATCAATCATAAATACGTCCTTACGTACTGCCATAAGTATCTGACCAAAAACAAGTTGCGGCCGGCCCCACGTTGGGCCTTACTAACGGCGATGACGTTGGTAATAAAGGATAACCTTGGACACTTACACACACGGCTGGCTAAAAAACTGAGCAACTTGGCTTTGATGAACATGATCAGATCAGAGCATGTTGACCATCAGGAAGCGGCAAGTTGCCTCCTGGTTAGTCTGGGTGCCAGGTTTCCCATTGAAATTTTCAAGCACATCGAGTCGGGGTGCCAACCATGGACCCAAGCATATTTCTACATGGTGCTGACACTGGCAAGGCTGTGTAGAGCAAACGTGCATTGCTTGGTACCTCGGCTCAAGCCTGTCTTGAGAAACATGCTCCCCACATTGCATAGAGTAACTGATGGGGAAATGAAGTGGACTCTCTGTGTTTCATTGGGGCTTTTTAGTGAGAGCATTCAAATGTACCTGTCAAACCCAGAGGGGACCAGAAAACCTAAACTTGAGAAGAAGATGTTCTTTCATGAGATTTCTGCGGCTTACGATCTGCTTTTGAATTCCTGGCTGCCCATGAaagagcccaaggtgagcagagcaATACTAGAAACAGTCGCCCAGATAATCCAGCTACTACCCAATGACAAACTGGACAAGGAGCTCCCCAGCTTAATTCCAACCCTTCTCTTGGTGTACCAGGAAACCTTTCCCCATGTTTCTGTCACTCGGTGTCTGTGCAGTGTCCTGCGCACTGCCATCGAGAGGAACAGTGAAGTACTCGTGACACAAATGCAGATTCTGCTGATCACTTTCCATGAGCAGATCTGTATTGTGATGGAACAACCCCAAAACACCTTTTCTGAGAAGCAGCTAAATGAAATCCTTTGCTGCTTCAGAGTTCTAGCTCCGGCATTTACAAGCCAGATACTAGAGATCCTTCGGATGCAACTGGCAATTGACAATGAGCAAATTCAACTCGGGGCACTGGCCGTGCTGAAGTACCTTCTCgatactgtcccttcaaacatgGAGAGTCAGAAGGATCAGATTCTGAATTGTGTGCGACGATCACTTTTAACTGGGAGTAACAGAGTGAAGGGAATCCTTGCCCAGGTAATATACACCATGGCCTGTCACAATTACTTGGAGCGAGAGGGAGGAAAGCAGCTGGTGGAATTTATCATCCAACAGTGTGCTCTGCCCACCGAGGAGAACGAGGAGAGTACTGAAAGCGAAGAGGAGTTCTGCAGCGTAATGGCGGCCGTGGTTACGGATAAGGATTTAAGGAGACAGTGCGAAGGATTGCTGAAATTGATGGTGGGAACTTTACCGATTGGCGATGTCCTCTGGTCCTACCTACTGGAGTTTGTGATCACAGTAAAGTACACTGAAGCCTTTACAATAGTCTGTGGTTCCTCATATTGCGTTGGAATAAAGAGACTGATGGCCAGCAATACacaatttgttcttaattacgaggACTATCCAAATCTTCCTGGGCCTCGTACACTGCTGACGCGGCTATTGATTGTGTCTTCTTCTCTGTGCCATGGAAAAGGCAGAGGTGTTCCTGCTCTGGGCTTACTATATCTCCTGGCAATGGACATCCACCCAGCAACAGTGAGAGTATGGGACAAGGAATTCCCAATGTTATGTAACTTTCTGGAGGAGAATTCAGAGAAGCCCAATCTCCAGAatgagtgggaagagaaactgttGGGGGTTGTGTCCCAGACTCTGGAGGCAATCGCGGATAAGGTGTGGATCACCCAGCTCATTGCAGAAATGACCCACTGCATTCACACCTATCGCCTGTATCCAACAGAGAGGGCTTTTCTGTACAAGTGTTTAGGGAGAGTGCTCCGACTGACCCAAGACAAAGACATCGTCAGTAAAAGTCTTCATCAGATGCTTCAGAGTGTTGAGCACAATGAAGATTTCGAGAGAGACAGGGTAGCCGCTGGAATTGGTGACTGTGCTGTAACACACTTAGATACCACACTCACCACACTGAAGGCTTTCATGGAGTTCAATCGTTTGTGCATATCAAGTCCCTTTCACCAGGTTGACAATCACATAATGAAAGTTAAAAGCACGCTCATTTTATGCTATGGGCAGATTATGTCACGTTGTCCTCGGGACCTCATTCTGCCCAGAATCGAGACCGACATTCTGCACAATGTGTTGGCTCTTTTCAACACCAAGATGTTTGGACTGAAATCCAAGGTGAAGGACTTGACACTGAAATTAAGTTTGACAAACACTGTGACACTGTTGGCCAAAGCTCTCCAACCCAGCGAAGAACACCCACCCTACACTCTGAGCAGAAAGGCAGAATTGCTGAGTTGCATGCAGGAGCTGATCACTGCCGAACCAAAGGAGATATTGAGCACTTGGGTTCGAAAGTCTGCCATGGACGCCTGTGCAGCTCTCATCAAACTGCAGCCTTCACTGAGCAGTGAGACTGAGCTGATTAGCATCTGTTTGAATCGTGTCTTCAGTTTGCCAGATTGGGAGAGCAGCACTGCCGACCAAAGTACAAACATGGACATGGCAGAGAGACAGAAGCTTCACACCGACACAATGGCCTCTGTGCAGGGTCTCCTGAAGCAATGCTTACTTTTGGATCTGTCTCCTGATGGGCTTCATTCTGTATTTAAAACCATGGAGACTGAGATCCAATCCACACGGAACCATGAGCGAGAAAAGGCAATGGAGAGCACTTTACAGCTGGTGACATTTTACCTGGAGAAACTGCAAGTTAGCAATAAGATGCCATCCCATAACTTGGTGAGGATTATTGGATGTGTGGGGCTTCAATGTGCAGATCCATCGCATGTTGTAAGGGAGGCAGCCATTAAAAGCTTGTATGGATTGCTGTATATCCAGTTACACCTTGAAGGCTTTCCAGTGGGTCATCAAGATAAGGAAGTGGAGCATCTGAAAGCCATCAAAGGCGGATTGAAGCAATTTACCAGTCAGGCCCTCTTTCAAACCTGCACTGCTGTCGGTAACGTTTTATCCAAGTGCATAGCCCATGAGCAGTTGAACACTCTACTCTTCACAGTTTTTAAAGGGCTGACAGACAAGCACCGGAACATTTCCTGCACAGCTTCTATTGTGACAAATGTCCTCATTACAACACGTGGAACCACCCTTGCAGACGTTTGGGGAACAATCAAAGTATTGAGCCGTCACTTGCGTTCAATTACTGAGCCGCGGGTGAGAAATGCAGTGACGCATTCAATCTCCATTCTGGCCTCACACCATCTGCCAGCAGTTTTGTCCGCTCTCCTCACTTACCCCATTCCATTTGATGGATATATTTGTGACATATGGCGATCCCTCCTGACACGTAATGCATTAGCACCGGCCAAATTCTTACTGAACAACATCAAATCATTGTATGATGACGGCAGATATTGCCATGTCACAGATACAAAAGATTCAGCAACTCAGCAGTCTTTAGCTGTCCTCTGTGCTCTTCGTGATGTGGTATGTGAGCCTGACTCAGGGCACGTGATAAACATTCTCTACCCCCAGTTAGTCAGCACCCTTCTGATTCATCTCAGCTTCAGTGTCTGGGTTCGCTTTCCGACCAACTTTCTGACAATTCCAAAGGCTGGGAACACCTTCGGCCCTGCTCTAAGACTGAATTATGCCGACGCTTGCCATTACTCAGCTGAGATTCTTCGAGCTGTCCTGTCACAGGGAAAGGGAGATGATCGCATCATGAGAGAAATGGGAGGTTGGGATCTCATCGTGAGCCCAAGAAAGCACCATGAGGGGGTTACACTGCTGGCAAGCACATTGACCGCGTGTGCTGCCCCGCATCTGATCAGCATTGTGGAGCACCTCACTCCTTGCCTTGTCAACATAGGAGAGAGTCAGAGGATCACAATAGCTGCCTTCTTTGGGGAGCTTTTAAATCATTCCGTGGTGTGGGACTTGTTGCTGATGGATACCCTTCTGGAGAGTTTGTTTCGATGTTTGCTTGATGAGTCCCCAATTGTCCAATGGCTCGCTGTAcaaggtttgggaaatgctgcaaTTGGAGCTTCTCAACGGATAGACACATACTGCACCAAACTGTTGTCCACAATGTTATCTGTGATTGACCAGAAGTCCAAACCCGAGAATCTCATTGCAGTTGAGGCAATGTCGAGCATGTGCAAAGTTCTGGGTCAGCTCCAGGAGGATTATACAAATCCCATTCTTGGTGATGTGGCACTGGCAGTTCAGCCTTACTTGGAACATCAGCATGAGACAATGAGAGCTGCGGCGTTTAACGTTCTTGGCAAGCTAATAAGATTTGGGAGTGTGGAAATGAACCCTCCACATATGGAGCACATCAAGTCCACCTTGATCCGCTTGCTGCtacatctcaacgctgagagcattgaAGTCACCAACGTCTGCAAATCCGTGCTGAATTCCTACGCTCCAGTAATGGAGTCAGCAAACATATCCAAGATGTTCCAAGAACTTTCCTCGGAGGAGACCACCCTGGATTATGAGAACTATTTAAGCAACATCTCCAGGCACATTGCCAAAGACTTGGACAACCAGATCCCCTTGTACATAAGGAGCTGTGCCGCCTTCCTAAGGGATGTGCTTCCTGCGGTCAGAGGGAACGCATTGACATTCCTCGCTTTCCTCATGTACAATGCCCCACCACATTATTACACATCACAGTCTGCAGCTCAGATTTGTGAGCAGATTATTGCCTTGCTGTCAGATCACGAGCAAGATGTCAGAACGAAAGCAGCCAAGGCGATGCGATACCTCTACATGTATTAG